A single window of Streptomyces sp. NBC_00464 DNA harbors:
- a CDS encoding TIGR03089 family protein, with protein sequence MNASDRTPADLLRSALAADPARPMVTFYDDATGERVELSVATFANWVAKTANLLQGDLAAEPGDRLALLLPAHWQSAVWLLACASVGVVADVQGDPAAADLVVSGPDSLDAARACRGERIALALRPLGGRFPQAPEGFADYAVEVPGQGDRFAPFAPVDPDGPALTVGGVGFTGAELVARAREDGAALGLGAGSRLLSGRTYDTWDGLSAGLFAPLATGGSVVLCRHLGQLGEDGLAQRVESERVTLSA encoded by the coding sequence ATGAACGCCAGCGACCGCACCCCTGCCGACCTGCTGCGTTCCGCGCTTGCCGCGGACCCGGCCCGCCCCATGGTCACTTTCTATGACGACGCCACCGGAGAGCGTGTCGAACTGTCGGTGGCCACCTTCGCCAATTGGGTGGCCAAGACGGCGAACCTCCTGCAGGGCGACCTCGCCGCGGAGCCCGGCGACCGGCTCGCGCTGCTGCTGCCCGCGCACTGGCAGTCCGCGGTCTGGCTGCTGGCCTGTGCCTCGGTCGGTGTGGTCGCCGATGTGCAGGGGGATCCCGCCGCCGCCGATCTCGTCGTCTCCGGGCCGGACAGTCTGGACGCCGCACGGGCCTGCCGCGGTGAGCGGATCGCGCTGGCGCTGCGCCCGCTGGGCGGCAGGTTCCCGCAGGCCCCCGAGGGCTTCGCGGACTACGCCGTCGAGGTGCCGGGGCAGGGCGACAGGTTCGCCCCGTTCGCACCCGTCGACCCGGATGGACCGGCGCTGACCGTGGGTGGCGTCGGGTTCACCGGGGCGGAGCTGGTCGCGCGGGCACGCGAGGACGGTGCGGCGCTGGGCCTGGGCGCCGGTTCACGGCTGCTGTCGGGGCGTACGTACGACACCTGGGACGGCCTCAGCGCCGGACTCTTCGCGCCGCTCGCCACCGGAGGTTCCGTGGTGCTGTGCCGGCACCTCGGGCAGCTGGGCGAGGACGGGCTGGCCCAGCGCGTCGAGAGCGAGCGGGTCACGCTGAGCGCGTGA